In Pseudomonas grandcourensis, the DNA window ATACATCACTTGCTTCGCTCAACAAGCGGATATCCTGTTGAGACCCGCGATACAGACTCAAAGGCGTGACATCCTTCGCGCGCAGAGGAGCCTCTTGTTGATGCCAGATGTAGTAGAAGCCATTGAGGACAAGCAGCAGCAGAAACAACCAACGCATAAAAACCTCAGGACAAGGGACAGGCCATGGCCAATCCGACAAACACCAAGTCCGGAACAACCCTGGCCTGAGGCACGACCTCAGCAACCAGGCTCGCATCCCCCCCGGTGAGGAACACGACAAAGTCCTCACCCCAGTAGCTGCGCGCCAATTCGAGCTGGGTCAGCACGAAGCCGCGCAACATCAACAGACACCCACGCTCTACAGCCTCGACCGTCGCGCGACCAGGAACAAGACTTTCCTGAGCCTGCTCGGCCGCCAGATCCCCATAACGAATTTTGCGAGTGTGGGTGCGCAACTGGTTGCGCATCAAAGGCATCCCCGGACAGATGAAACCACCCAGGTGCTCTCCATCCGCCGCGATAAAGTCAGCGGTCACGGCCGTACCGAAATCGAGCACCAGACACGCACCTGAAGCCAGATGAAAGCCTCCGAGCATTGCGAGCCACCGATCCAGCCCCAGCCGCTCAAACTCTTCATACCCATTGCGCACGCCTGACATTTCGCGCGCAGGCGTTGCGCACACAACCGGCACATCAAAGGTATCGCCAAGCAAAGACGTCAGCGCAGCGGTTTCCTCCGCGGTCCTGACACTCACCAACCGGCAAAACGTGAGGACAAGCCCTTTGAGCGCCCCCAACCCCTCCAGCAATGCGAGATTGGAATCGACGACCCCCTCACCCAGCACATGCCCGGCATTAACGGCAAGCACACGCCACTTGATGAAACTATTCCCACAATCGAGCTCAAGAATCATCACGCAACCTCAGGCTCAACTCACCACCACTGAAGACTTTCTCCACACCATCCACCTTCAGGCGCAAAGCGCCCTGGCCATCAATACCAAGCACTTCACCATCAATTTGATTGACGCCGGCAATCAACGACACGCTTCGCCCCTGCCACAGGTGATTTTGCTCCCACTCTGACTGGATGGCCAAAAAACCACCCGCCTGGTGACGAGCCAGGTATCGCTGCAGCATCTCCCCCAGCACCGCGACCAATTGGTTGCGATCAAACAACTTGCCTGACTCGAGCCGCAGGGATGTCCATTGCTGATCCACTTCGTCAGCGGACTGCATGTTCACATTGATTCCCACTCCCAGGACCACGTGACACACATCAGCAGGGTCACCAACCAACTCGAGCAGTATTCCCGCGATCTTTTTCTGGCCGACAAGAACATCGTTAGGCCATTTCAATCCAGCAGCTGCAATACCGAGCTCGCGCAACGTCTGCAAGACAGCGAGCCCAACGACGAGACTCAAGCCTTCCAACTGACGCATCCCGCCATCAATGCGTAGCACCAGGCTGTAATAGACGTTTTCTGCGAATGGACTGACCCACTTGCGACCACGTCGCCCGCGTCCGGCTGTCTGCCGCTCCGAAAGCACCACAAAGGGTGCCGCTTGCCCACGCTCAATAGCGCGCAGCGCTTCGGCATTAGTGGAGTCGATTGAGTCGCAAACCTGAACCGGCCAGGCGCAAGAGTGCGCCTGAGCGCTTATCTCGGCAGGATCGAGCAGCGCTAATGGCGCGGACAATTGATAGCCGCGCCCACGAACCTTATGAATAGACAAACCCAGCTCAGCTTCCAAATGCTGAAGCTGCTTCCACACAGCACTACGACTGACGCCCAGGGCAGCACCCAATGCTTGACCCGAGTGGAATCGGCCATCTTTAAGAAGCTTTAACAACGTCAGCATGCAGGTCTCGCCTCACAATGAGGCCCGCATGATAGCCACGCACCGAGCAATTGCATAGAAATCCAGTAGCTGTGGCTTTCCTGCGGACAAAAACAAAACCCCAACTGCTTTCGCAATTGGGGTTTCGGAATTTAATCTTGACGATGACCTACTCTCACATGGGGAAACCCCACACTACCATCGGCGATGCATCGTTTCACTGCTGAGTTCGGGATGGGATCAGGTGGTTCCAACGCTCTATGGTCGTCAAGAAATTCGGGTACTGAGTCGTGGCCGGCTGGCCTCGCTTCAGCAAATTGGGTATGTGATAGCTTTCGGTGTTTTGTGCTGCTTTTGTGAGTACAGCCGAACTTTCGGTTCGTTTCGTCTTCACACACCGCAATCTGGCTTTTAAGCGCAAATTGCTTGGGTGTTATATGGTCAAGCCTCACGGGCAATTAGTATTGGTTAGCTCAACGCCTCACAGCGCTTACACACCCAACCTATCAACGTCGTAGTCTTCGACGGCCCTTCAGGGGACTCAAGGTCCCAGTGAGATCTCATCTTGAGGCAAGTTTCCCGCTTAGATGCTTTCAGCGGTTATCTTTTCCGAACATAGCTACCCGGCAATGCCACTGGCGTGACAACCGGAACACCAGAGGTTCGTCCACTCCGGTCCTCTCGTACTAGGAGCAGCCCCTCTCAAATCTCAAACGTCCACGGCAGATAGGGACCGAACTGTCTCACGACGTTCTAAACCCAGCTCGCGTACCACTTTAAATGGCGAACAGCCATACCCTTGGGACCGGCTTCAGCCCCAGGATGTGATGAGCCGACATCGAGGTGCCAAACACCGCCGTCGATATGAACTCTTGGGCGGTATCAGCCTGTTATCCCCGGAGTACCTTTTATCCGTTGAGCGATGGCCCTTCCATACAGAACCACCGGATCACTAAGACCTACTTTCGTACCTGCTCGACGTGTCTGTCTCGCAGTCAAGCGCGCTTTTGCCTTTATACTCTACGACCGATTTCCGACCGGTCTGAGCGCACCTTCGTACTCCTCCGTTACTCTTTAGGAGGAGACCGCCCCAGTCAAACTACCCACCATACACTGTCCTCGATCCGGATAACGGACCTGAGTTAGAACCTCAAAGTTGCCAGGGTGGTATTTCAAGGTTGGCTCCACGCGAACTGGCGTCCACGCTTCAAAGCCTCCCACCTATCCTACACAAGCAAATTCAAAGTCCAGTGCAAAGCTATAGTAAAGGTTCACGGGGTCTTTCCGTCTAGCCGCGGATACACTGCATCTTCACAGCGATTTCAATTTCACTGAGTCTCGGGTGGAGACAGCGCCGCCATCGTTACGCCATTCGTGCAGGTCGGAACTTACCCGACAAGGAATTTCGCTACCTTAGGACCGTTATAGTTACGGCCGCCGTTTACCGGGGCTTCGATCAAGAGCTTCGCGTTAGCTAACCCCATCAATTAACCTTCCGGCACCGGGCAGGCGTCACACCCTATACGTCCACTTTCGTGTTTGCAGAGTGCTGTGTTTTTAATAAACAGTCGCAGCGGCCTGGTATCTTCGACCGGCGTGGGCTTACGGAGCAAGTCCTTCACCCTCACCGGCGCACCTTCTCCCGAAGTTACGGTGCCATTTTGCCTAGTTCCTTCACCCGAGTTCTCTCAAGCGCCTTGGTATTCTCTACCCAACCACCTGTGTCGGTTTGGGGTACGGTTCCTGGTTACCTGAAGCTTAGAAGCTTTTCTTGGAAGCATGGCATCAACCACTTCGTGTTCTAAAAGAACACTCGTCATCAGCTCTCGGCCTTAGAATCCCGGATTTACCTAAGATTCCAGCCTACCACCTTAAACTTGGACAACCAACGCCAAGCTGGCCTAGCCTTCTCCGTCCCTCCATCGCAATAACCAGAAGTACAGGAATATTAACCTGTTTTCCATCGACTACGCTTTTCAGCCTCGCCTTAGGGACCGACTAACCCTGCGTCGATTAACGTTGCGCAGGAAACCTTGGTCTTTCGGCGTGGGTGTTTTTCACACCCATTGTCGTTACTCATGTCAGCATTCGCACTTCTGATACCTCCAGCAAGCTTCTCAACTCACCTTCACAGGCTTACAGAACGCTCCTCTACCGCATCATCCGAAGATGATACCCGTAGCTTCGGTGTATGGTTTGAGCCCCGTTACATCTTCCGCGCAGGCCGACTCGACTAGTGAGCTATTACGCTTTCTTTAAAGGGTGGCTGCTTCTAAGCCAACCTCCTAGCTGTCTAAGCCTTCCCACATCGTTTCCCACTTAACCATAACTTTGGGACCTTAGCTGACGGTCTGGGTTGTTTCCCTTTTCACGACGGACGTTAGCACCCGCCGTGTGTCTCCCATGCTCGGCACTTGTAGGTATTCGGAGTTTGCATCGGTTTGGTAAGTCGGGATGACCCCCTAGCCGAAACAGTGCTCTACCCCCTACAGTGATACATGAGGCGCTACCTAAATAGCTTTCGAGGAGAACCAGCTATCTCCGAGCTTGATTAGCCTTTCACTCCGATCCACAGGTCATCCGCTAACTTTTCAACGGTAGTCGGTTCGGTCCTCCAGTTAGTGTTACCCAACCTTCAACCTGCCCATGGATAGATCGCCCGGTTTCGGGTCTATTCCCAGCGACTAGACGCCCTATTAAGACTCGCTTTCGCTACGCCTCCCCTATTCGGTTAAGCTCGCCACTGAAAATAAGTCGCTGACCCATTATACAAAAGGTACGCAGTCACCCAACAAAGTGGGCTCCCACTGCTTGTACGCATACGGTTTCAGGATCTATTTCACTCCCCTCTCCGGGGTTCTTTTCGCCTTTCCCTCACGGTACTAGTTCACTATCGGTCAGTCAGTAGTATTTAGCCTTGGAGGATGGTCCCCCCATATTCAGACAAAGTTTCTCGTGCTCCGTCCTACTCGATTTCATGACTAAGAGATTTTCGCGTACAGGGCTATCACCCACTATGGCCGCACTTTCCAGAGCGTTCCGCTAATCTCAAAGCCACTTAAGGGCTAGTCCCCGTTCGCTCGCCACTACTAAGGGAATCTCGGTTGATTTCTTTTCCTCAGGGTACTTAGATGTTTCAGTTCCCCTGGTTCGCCTCTTGCACCTATGTATTCAGTACAAGATAACCATCTTATGATGGCTGGGTTCCCCCATTCAGACATCTCCGGATCAAAGTCTGTTTGCCGACTCCCCGAAGCTTTTCGCAGGCTACCACGTCTTTCATCGCCTCTGACTGCCAAGGCATCCACCGTATGCGCTTCTTCACTTGACCATATAACCCCAAGCAATCTGGTTATACTGTGAAGACGACATTCGCCGAAAATTCGATTGAGCTCCTAAGAGCAACTCACAAATTTTACCTTAGCCTGATCCGTTACCAGTGAAAGTAACGTTCAGTCTATCTTTCTATCACATACCCAAATTTTTAAAGAACGAACTAGTCAAAGACTAGAAATCAACATTCACCATCGTCTCGATGGAATGCTCATTTCTAAGCTTTATACAATCAGAAGCAGTTAGTGGTGGAGCCAAACGGGATCGAACCGTTGACCTCCTGCGTGCAAGGCAGGCGCTCTCCCAGCTGAGCTATGGCCCCGTATTTCTACAGGCGTTTCCCACACAAAATTGGTGGGTCTGGGCAGATTCGAACTGCCGACCTCACCCTTATCAGGGGTGCGCTCTAACCAACTGAGCTACAGACCCAATTTCGGGCTGCTTCTTATCGTCTTCTTCAATGAATCAAGCAATTCGTGTGGGAACTTATGGAGCAGCTGAGTCGTCGATTAAGGAGGTGATCCAGCCGCAGGTTCCCCTACGGCTACCTTGTTACGACTTCACCCCAGTCATGAATCACACCGTGGTAACCGTCCTCCCGAAGGTTAGACTAGCTACTTCTGGTGCAACCCACTCCCATGGTGTGACGGGCGGTGTGTACAAGGCCCGGGAACGTATTCACCGCGACATTCTGATTCGCGATTACTAGCGATTCCGACTTCACGCAGTCGAGTTGCAGACTGCGATCCGGACTACGATCGGTTTTGTGGGATTAGCTCCACCTCGCGGCTTGGCAACCCTCTGTACCGACCATTGTAGCACGTGTGTAGCCCAGGCCGTAAGGGCCATGATGACTTGACGTCATCCCCACCTTCCTCCGGTTTGTCACC includes these proteins:
- the birA gene encoding bifunctional biotin--[acetyl-CoA-carboxylase] ligase/biotin operon repressor BirA; this encodes MLTLLKLLKDGRFHSGQALGAALGVSRSAVWKQLQHLEAELGLSIHKVRGRGYQLSAPLALLDPAEISAQAHSCAWPVQVCDSIDSTNAEALRAIERGQAAPFVVLSERQTAGRGRRGRKWVSPFAENVYYSLVLRIDGGMRQLEGLSLVVGLAVLQTLRELGIAAAGLKWPNDVLVGQKKIAGILLELVGDPADVCHVVLGVGINVNMQSADEVDQQWTSLRLESGKLFDRNQLVAVLGEMLQRYLARHQAGGFLAIQSEWEQNHLWQGRSVSLIAGVNQIDGEVLGIDGQGALRLKVDGVEKVFSGGELSLRLRDDS
- a CDS encoding pantothenate kinase, coding for MILELDCGNSFIKWRVLAVNAGHVLGEGVVDSNLALLEGLGALKGLVLTFCRLVSVRTAEETAALTSLLGDTFDVPVVCATPAREMSGVRNGYEEFERLGLDRWLAMLGGFHLASGACLVLDFGTAVTADFIAADGEHLGGFICPGMPLMRNQLRTHTRKIRYGDLAAEQAQESLVPGRATVEAVERGCLLMLRGFVLTQLELARSYWGEDFVVFLTGGDASLVAEVVPQARVVPDLVFVGLAMACPLS